Proteins found in one Odocoileus virginianus isolate 20LAN1187 ecotype Illinois chromosome 10, Ovbor_1.2, whole genome shotgun sequence genomic segment:
- the MYBPC3 gene encoding myosin-binding protein C, cardiac-type: MPEAGKKPVSAFSKKPRSAEVAAGSPAVFEAETERAGLKVRWQRAGSDISTSDKYGLAAEGTRHTLTVRDVGPADQGSYAVIAGSSKVKFDLKVIDAGKAEPVAVPAPTPAEAPGAPGEAPTSAPEVEGGSPSPEGSSSAAPEGPGAPDDPIGLFVMRPQDGEVTVGGSITFSARVAGASLLKPPVVKWFKGKWVDLSSKVGQHLQLHDSYDRTSKVYLFELHITDAQATFAGGYRCEVSTKDKFDSCNFNLTVHEAIGSGDVDLRSTFRRTSLAGGSRRISDSHEDAGTLDFSSLLRKSSLRTPRLEAPAEEDVWEILRQAPPSEYERIAFQHGVTDLRGMLKRLKGIKRDEKKSTAFQKKLQPAYQVSKGHKIRLMVELADPDAEVKWLKNGQEIQMSGRYIFESIGAKRTLTISQCSLADDAAYQCVVGGEKCSTELFVKEPPVLITRPLEDQLVMVGQRVEFECEVSEEGAQVKWLKDGVELTREETFKYRFKKDGQKHHLIINEATLEDAGHYALRTSGGQALAELIVQEKKLEVYQSIADLTVGSKDQAVFKCEVSDENVRGVWLKNGKELVPDNRIKVSHIGRVHKLTIDDVTPADEADYSFVPEGFACNLSAKLHFMEVKIDFVPRQEPPKIHLDCPGRVPDTIVVVAGNKLRLDVPISGDPAPTVIWQKTITKGKKVPAGPAPDASEESGAGDEWVFDKKLLCETEGRVRVETTKDRSIFTVEGAEQEDEGVYVVTVKNPVGEDQVNLTVKVIDVPDAPAAPEISKVGEDSCTVCWEPPAYDGGQPVLGYILERKKKKSYRWMRLNFDLLRELSHEAKRMIEGVIYEMRVYAVNAVGMSRPSPASQPFMPIGPPSEPTHLAVEDVSDTTVSLKWRPPERVGAGGLDGYSVEYCREGSGSAWVSALPGLIDRTSLLVKDLPTGARMLFRVRAHNMAGSGPPVTTKEPVTVQELLQRPRLQLPRHLRQTIQKKVGEPVNLLIPFQGKPRPQVTWTKEGRPLAGEEVSIRNSPTDTILFIRAACRAHSGTYQVTLRVEDMEDKAQLVLQIVDKPSPPQDIQVAEAWGFNVALEWKPPQDDGNTELWGYTVQKADTKTMEWFTVLEHYRRTHCVVSELIIGNSYYFRVFSHNTVGPSDRAATTKEPVLIPRAGIKYETPKYKALDFSEAPSFTRPLVNRSVIAGYNATLCCAVRGSPKPKISWFKNGLDLGKDARFRMFSKQGVLTLEIRKPCPFDGGVYVCRATNLEGEAQCECRLEVRVPQ; the protein is encoded by the exons ATGCCCGAGGCAGGGAAGAAGCCAG TCTCCGCCTTCAGCAAGAAGCCACGGTCCGCAGAGGTGGCCGCCGGCAGCCCTGCCGTGTTCGAGGCCGAGACAGAGCGGGCAGGCCTGAAGGTGCGCTGGCAGCGGGCGGGCAGTGACATCAGCACCAGCGACAAATACGGCCTGGCAGCCGAGGGCACGCGGCACACGCTGACGGTGCGGGACGTGGGTCCCGCCGACCAGGGCTCCTATGCGGTCATCGCTGGCTCCTCCAAGGTCAAGTTTGACCTCAAGGTCATAGATGCAG GGAAAGCGGAGCCTGTGGCAGTGCCTGCTCCCACCCCCGCTGAGGCCCCTGGAGCCCCTGGAGAGGCCCCGACCTCCGCCCCTGAGGTGGAAGGAGGCTCCCCGAGTCCCGAAG ggtcCAGCTCAGCGGCCCCCGAGGGCCCTGGTGCCCCTGATGACCCCATTGGCCTCTTTGTGATGAGGCCACAGGACGGCGAGGTGACCGTGG GTGGCAGCATCACCTTCTCAGCCCGCGTGGCCGGAGCCAGCCTCTTGAAACCGCCCGTGGTCAAGTGGTTCAAGGGCAAGTGGGTGGACCTGAGCAGCAAGGTGGGGCAGCACCTGCAGCTGCACGACAGCTACGATCGGACCAGCAAG GTCTACCTATTTGAGCTGCACATCACGGATGCCCAGGCCACCTTTGCCGGTGGTTACCGCTGTGAGGTGTCCACCAAGGACAAATTTGACAGCTGCAACTTCAACCTCACTGTCCACG AGGCCATTGGCTCCGGAGATGTGGACCTCCGATCAACTTTCCGCCGCAC GAGCCTGGCTGGAGGTAGTCGGCGCATCAG CGACAGCCACGAGGATGCTGGGACTCTGGACTTCAGCTCGCTGCTGAGGAAGAG CAGTTTACGGACCCCGAG GCTGGAGGCCCCCGCCGAGGAGGACGTGTGGGAGATCCTGCGGCAGGCGCCCCCGTCAGAGTACGAGCGCATCGCCTTCCAGCACGGAGTCACCGACCTGCGGGGCATGCTCAAGAGGCTCAAGGGCATAAAGCGGGACGAAAAGAAAAGCACAG CCTTTCAGAAGAAGCTGCAGCCGGCCTACCAGGTGAGCAAGGGCCACAAGATCCGGCTGATGGTGGAGCTGGCCGACCCTGATGCCGAGGTGAAGTGGCTTAAGAACGGACAGGAGATTCAGATGAGCGGCAG GTACATCTTTGAGTCCATCGGCGCGAAGCGCACGCTGACCATCAGCCAGTGCTCGCTGGCGGACGACGCGGCCTACCAATGCGTGGTGGGCGGTGAGAAGTGTAGCACCGAGCTCTTCGTCAAAG AGCCCCCCGTGCTGATCACGCGGCCGCTGGAGGACCAGCTGGTGATGGTGGGACAGCGCGTGGAGTTTGAGTGTGAAGTGTCTGAGGAGGGGGCGCAGGTCAAATG GCTGAAGGACGGCGTGGAGCTGACCCGGGAGGAGACCTTTAAGTACCGGTTCAAGAAGGACGGCCAGAAACACCACCTGATCATCAATGAGGCGACACTGGAGGACGCCGGGCACTACGCACTGCGCACCAGCGGGGGCCAGGCTCTGGCTGAGCTCATCGTGCAGG AGAAGAAGCTGGAGGTGTACCAGAGCATCGCGGACTTGACGGTGGGTTCGAAGGACCAGGCTGTGTTCAAGTGTGAGGTGTCGGATGAGAACGTGCGGGGCGTGTGGCTGAAGAACGGAAAGGAGCTGGTGCCTGACAACCGCATAAAGGTGTCGCACATCGGGCG GGTCCACAAGCTGACCATTGATGACGTCACGCCTGCAGATGAGGCGGACTACAGCTTTGTGCCGGAAGGCTTCGCCTGTAACCTGTCTGCCAAGCTCCACTTCATGG AGGTCAAGATTGACTTCGTGCCCAGGCAGG AACCTCCCAAGATCCACCTGGACTGCCCGGGCCGCGTACCAGACACCATTGTGGTGGTGGCCGGGAACAAGCTACGCCTGGACGTCCCGATCTCTGGGGACCCTGCTCCCACTGTGATTTGGCAGAAGACCATCACAAAG GGGAAGAAGGTCCCAGCAGGTCCAGCCCCCGATGCGTCAGAGGAGTCGGGTGCTGGTGACGAGTGGGTGTTTGACAAGAAG CTGCTGTGTGAGACCGAGGGCCGGGTCCGAGTGGAGACCACCAAGGACCGCAGCATCTTCACCGTGGAGGGGGCCGAGCAAGAGGACGAGGGTGTCTACGTGGTCACGGTGAAGAACCCCGTGGGGGAGGACCAAGTCAACCTCACGGTCAAGGTCATCG ATGTGCCGGATGCTCCCGCGGCTCCTGAGATCAGCAAGGTGGGCGAGGACTCGTGCACGGTGTGCTGGGAGCCCCCAGCCTATGACGGCGGGCAGCCAGTCCTGG GCTACATCCTGGAGCGCAAGAAGAAGAAGAGCTACCGGTGGATGCGGCTGAACTTCGACCTGCTGCGGGAGCTGAGCCACGAGGCCAAGCGCATGATCGAGGGTGTGATCTATGAGATGCGGGTCTACGCGGTCAACGCAGTGGGCATGtccaggcccagccctgcctcccagccctTCATGCCCATCG GCCCGCCCAGCGAGCCCACCCACCTGGCGGTGGAGGATGTCTCCGACACCACTGTCTCCCTCAAGTGGAGGCCCCCCGAGCGCGTGGGAGCTGGAGGGCTGGACGGCTACAGCGTGGAGTACTGCCGGGAGGGCTCCG GCTCGGCGTGGGTGTCCGCCCTGCCCGGGCTGATCGATCGCACATCGCTGCTGGTGAAGGACCTGCCCACGGGCGCCCGCATGCTCTTCCGTGTGCGGGCGCACAACATGGCGGGGTCTGGGCCCCCTGTCACCACCAAGGAGCCGGTGACCGTGCAGGAGCTGCTGC AGCGGCCTCGGCTGCAGCTGCCCAGACACCTTCGCCAGACCATCCAGAAGAAGGTCGGGGAGCCCGTGAACCTACTCATTCCTTTCCAG GGCAAGCCCCGGCCTCAGGTGACCTGGACCAAGGAGGGGCGGCCGCTGGCGGGTGAGGAGGTCAGCATCCGCAACAGCCCCACCGACACCATCCTGTTCATCCGGGCCGCGTGCCGCGCCCACTCGGGCACCTACCAGGTGACGCTGCGCGTGGAGGACATGGAGGACAAGGCCCAGCTAGTGCTGCAGATCGTCG ACAAGCCAAGTCCGCCCCAGGATATCCAGGTTGCAGAGGCGTGGGGCTTCAATGTGGCTCTGGAGTGGAAGCCGCCCCAAGACGACGGGAACACAGAACTCTGGGGGTACACGGTTCAGAAGGCCGACACGAAGACCATG GAGTGGTTCACCGTCCTGGAGCATTACCGCCGCACCCACTGCGTCGTGTCGGAGCTCATCATCGGCAACAGCTACTACTTCCGGGTCTTCAGTCACAACACAGTGGGGCCCAGCGACAGAGCTGCCACCACCAAGGAGCCGGTCCTTATCCCCAGAGCAG GCATCAAGTATGAGACACCCAAGTACAAGGCCCTGGACTTCTCCGAGGCCCCCAGCTTCACCCGCCCGCTGGTGAACCGGTCGGTCATCGCTGGCTATAACGCGACCCTCTGCTGCGCCGTTCGGGGCAGCCCCAAG CCCAAGATTTCCTGGTTCAAGAATGGCCTGGACTTGGGCAAAGATGCCCGCTTCCGCATGTTCAGCAAGCAGGGAGTGTTGACACTGGAGATCAGAAAGCCCTGCCCCTTTGATGGGGGCGTCTATGTCTGCAGAGCCACCAACTTGGAAGGCGAGGCCCAGTGCGAGTGCCGCCTGGAGGTGCGAG TGCCTCAGTGA